A window of the Virgibacillus pantothenticus genome harbors these coding sequences:
- the purL gene encoding phosphoribosylformylglycinamidine synthase subunit PurL: MLQTHEISPEEIENNALYRDMGLSDEEYQMVKTILQRRPNYTETGIFSVMWSEHCSYKSSKPLLKKFPTKAPHVLQGPGEGAGIIDIGDQQAVVFKVESHNHPSAVEPYQGAATGVGGIIRDVFSMGARPIALLNSLRFGPLTYERTKYLFTGVVDGIAGYGNCVGVPTVGGEVQFDDCYQENPLVNAMCVGLIDHDDIQKGVAAGVGNTVIYAGAPTGRDGIHGATFASDDLAEDSLKDRPAVQVGDPFMEKLLIEACLEVIQSDAVIGMQDMGAAGLTSSASEMASKAGTGLEMNLDFVPQREQNMSAYELMLSESQERMLLVVKKGREQEIIEVFQKHGLQAVAVGKVIEEKAFRIFQHDKLMADIPVDALAEEAPVYHLPAKEATYFQAFQQMEDTVPAVGDHAHILKQLLQQPTIASKEWVYDQYDSMVQTNTVVTPGSDAAVVRIKGTDKALAMTTDCNSRYIYLDPETGGKIAVAEAARNIVCSGAKPLGLTDGLNFGNPTNPEVFWQMEKSVEGMAAACDVLATPVVSGNVSLYNQSGGKAVFPTPVVGMVGLHESLEHITPSFFQHAGDTIYVIGETDCAFGGSELQLLLHGKYEGKAPQIDLQVEKRRQDQLLAAIQQGIVTSAHDIAEGGLAVALAESLFADQKLGAAVQLNGDPTTILFSETQSRFIVTVREDQKESFKNVVEDAIEIGKVTNNEMLHISINGEKLVSESVPSLQEQWKGAIPCMLKTKA; encoded by the coding sequence ATGTTGCAAACGCATGAAATAAGTCCGGAAGAAATTGAAAATAATGCGCTTTATCGCGATATGGGGTTAAGTGATGAAGAATATCAAATGGTGAAAACGATTTTACAGCGCAGACCGAATTATACGGAAACAGGGATCTTTTCGGTGATGTGGTCGGAGCATTGCAGCTATAAATCTTCCAAGCCACTATTGAAAAAATTCCCAACCAAAGCGCCACATGTACTGCAAGGTCCGGGAGAAGGGGCAGGTATTATTGATATTGGCGATCAGCAGGCAGTTGTTTTTAAAGTAGAAAGCCATAATCATCCTTCTGCTGTTGAGCCATACCAAGGTGCTGCTACAGGGGTTGGCGGAATTATTCGTGATGTTTTTTCCATGGGGGCACGCCCCATTGCACTGCTAAATTCATTGCGCTTTGGTCCACTGACGTATGAACGGACGAAATATTTATTTACAGGTGTGGTTGATGGGATAGCTGGTTATGGAAACTGCGTCGGCGTTCCAACGGTAGGAGGGGAAGTGCAATTCGATGATTGTTATCAGGAAAATCCATTAGTGAATGCGATGTGTGTCGGTCTCATCGATCATGACGACATCCAAAAAGGAGTTGCGGCTGGGGTAGGTAATACGGTTATTTATGCAGGAGCTCCAACAGGGCGTGACGGCATTCACGGGGCCACCTTTGCTTCGGATGATTTAGCAGAGGACTCGCTAAAAGATCGTCCAGCGGTGCAAGTTGGTGACCCATTTATGGAAAAGCTGTTAATTGAAGCATGCTTAGAGGTCATTCAGTCAGATGCAGTCATTGGCATGCAAGATATGGGAGCAGCTGGATTAACTTCCTCTGCCAGCGAAATGGCAAGTAAAGCCGGCACAGGGCTGGAAATGAATTTAGACTTTGTTCCGCAACGAGAACAAAACATGTCGGCATATGAATTAATGCTGTCTGAATCTCAAGAACGGATGTTACTCGTAGTTAAAAAAGGGCGTGAACAAGAAATTATCGAAGTATTCCAAAAGCACGGCTTGCAAGCTGTAGCAGTTGGAAAAGTCATTGAAGAAAAGGCATTTCGAATTTTTCAGCATGACAAGTTGATGGCTGATATTCCGGTAGATGCTTTAGCGGAAGAAGCTCCGGTCTATCATTTGCCTGCAAAAGAGGCAACCTATTTTCAAGCTTTTCAACAAATGGAAGACACCGTCCCAGCTGTTGGCGATCATGCACATATATTGAAGCAATTATTGCAGCAGCCAACGATTGCTTCTAAAGAATGGGTCTATGATCAATATGATTCCATGGTACAAACCAATACTGTCGTTACCCCAGGATCTGATGCAGCGGTAGTGCGTATTAAAGGGACAGATAAGGCATTAGCTATGACAACGGACTGTAATTCCCGTTATATTTACTTAGATCCGGAGACAGGTGGGAAAATTGCCGTCGCAGAAGCAGCACGAAACATCGTTTGTTCAGGTGCGAAGCCATTAGGTTTGACAGATGGGCTGAATTTCGGAAATCCAACCAATCCAGAAGTATTCTGGCAGATGGAAAAAAGTGTTGAAGGAATGGCAGCAGCTTGTGACGTATTAGCCACACCAGTGGTTAGCGGAAACGTATCGCTATACAACCAATCAGGAGGAAAAGCAGTATTTCCAACGCCGGTTGTTGGGATGGTTGGTTTACATGAATCACTAGAGCATATTACGCCAAGTTTCTTCCAGCATGCTGGTGATACGATTTATGTGATTGGAGAAACGGATTGTGCTTTTGGAGGCAGCGAGTTACAGCTATTGCTTCATGGAAAATATGAAGGAAAAGCCCCGCAGATTGATTTACAAGTAGAGAAAAGGCGGCAGGATCAACTATTAGCTGCTATTCAACAAGGAATTGTTACATCAGCACATGATATTGCAGAAGGTGGTTTAGCGGTTGCCTTAGCGGAGAGTTTATTTGCCGATCAAAAGCTTGGAGCAGCTGTACAACTAAATGGAGATCCAACGACTATATTGTTTAGCGAAACGCAGTCTCGTTTTATCGTAACCGTTCGTGAAGATCAGAAAGAAAGCTTTAAGAATGTGGTGGAAGATGCTATAGAGATTGGAAAAGTTACAAATAATGAAATGCTTCATATTTCTATCAATGGAGAGAAACTGGTTTCTGAATCTGTGCCTTCATTACAAGAACAATGGAAAGGAGCCATTCCATGCATGCTGAAGACAAAGGCATAA
- the purQ gene encoding phosphoribosylformylglycinamidine synthase subunit PurQ: MKFAVVTFPGSNCDKDMYEAVKNILKADADLLWYEHANLENYDAILLPGGFSYGDYLRTGAIAATSNVMQQVKQHAAQGKPVLGVCNGFQILTESGLLPGALLRNKNLSFMCHQETLIVENNQTIFTTTYTKGERIQLPVAHGEGNYYCDEVTLRELTANEQIVFTYQNNPNGSVANIAGIVNKQGNVLGMMPHPERAVEQLLGSVDGLRLFQSLIHNWREIYVANA; encoded by the coding sequence GTGAAATTTGCCGTGGTTACCTTTCCAGGTTCTAACTGTGATAAAGATATGTATGAAGCGGTGAAAAACATATTAAAAGCAGATGCTGATCTATTATGGTATGAACATGCGAATCTGGAAAACTATGATGCCATTCTATTGCCAGGTGGATTTTCATATGGCGATTATTTACGCACAGGGGCGATTGCAGCTACTTCGAATGTGATGCAGCAAGTGAAGCAACATGCAGCACAAGGAAAGCCTGTACTAGGTGTATGTAATGGATTTCAAATTCTAACTGAATCAGGATTGTTGCCTGGTGCATTATTGCGTAATAAAAATCTATCCTTTATGTGCCATCAAGAGACTCTTATCGTTGAGAACAATCAAACGATATTTACAACTACGTATACCAAGGGTGAAAGAATTCAATTGCCAGTTGCCCATGGTGAGGGGAACTATTACTGTGATGAAGTTACGTTGCGAGAATTAACGGCAAATGAACAAATTGTTTTCACCTATCAGAATAATCCGAATGGATCGGTAGCAAACATTGCCGGGATTGTGAATAAACAGGGAAATGTACTCGGAATGATGCCGCATCCTGAACGAGCTGTAGAACAATTGCTAGGTAGTGTGGACGGCTTACGATTATTTCAGTCATTGATTCATAATTGGAGGGAAATTTATGTTGCAAACGCATGA
- the purS gene encoding phosphoribosylformylglycinamidine synthase subunit PurS, with protein sequence MKKVMVHITLKAGVLDPQGKAIQHSLHALGYTEVEDARVGKMIELQVEEGPELETRITEMCDKLLANPVIENYQFTIEEAVC encoded by the coding sequence ATGAAAAAAGTAATGGTGCATATTACGCTCAAAGCAGGTGTGCTTGATCCACAAGGGAAAGCAATTCAACATTCTTTGCATGCTTTAGGCTATACAGAGGTAGAAGATGCGCGAGTTGGAAAAATGATTGAATTACAAGTTGAGGAAGGTCCAGAATTAGAAACTCGCATAACGGAAATGTGCGATAAACTATTAGCTAATCCTGTGATTGAAAACTATCAATTTACGATAGAGGAGGCTGTTTGCTAG
- the purC gene encoding phosphoribosylaminoimidazolesuccinocarboxamide synthase, translated as MKGALLYEGKAKQVFKANGEAGKLVLSYKNDATAFNGEKKSVFPGKGRLNNEIASHIFSILQGKGVETHFIERLNETEQLVQQTEIIPLEVVVRNVAAGSITKRLGIEERMCFESPIVELFYKDDALGDPFINDEHALFLTNVTRTDLKEIKTKALEINRHLQTIFQAIRILLVDFKLEFGRLACGSIVLADEISPDTCRLWDVETFEKLDKDVFRHGTGDLLTVYQEILNRLEEQK; from the coding sequence ATGAAGGGTGCCTTACTTTATGAAGGAAAGGCGAAGCAAGTGTTTAAAGCAAACGGGGAAGCAGGGAAGCTTGTTCTTTCCTATAAAAATGATGCTACCGCCTTTAACGGGGAAAAGAAATCGGTTTTCCCAGGTAAAGGGCGCTTAAATAACGAAATAGCTTCACATATTTTTTCCATTCTGCAGGGCAAAGGAGTAGAGACACACTTTATTGAGCGTTTAAACGAAACAGAACAGCTTGTTCAACAAACAGAAATTATTCCCTTAGAGGTCGTCGTTCGTAATGTTGCCGCTGGCAGCATTACCAAACGCCTCGGAATTGAAGAAAGAATGTGCTTTGAATCACCGATAGTAGAGCTGTTTTACAAAGATGATGCCCTTGGAGATCCATTCATTAATGATGAACATGCATTATTTTTAACAAATGTTACACGAACGGATTTAAAGGAAATCAAAACGAAGGCGTTAGAGATTAACAGACATTTACAGACCATTTTTCAAGCTATACGTATTCTATTAGTTGATTTTAAACTAGAGTTCGGCCGATTAGCATGTGGATCGATTGTGCTTGCTGATGAAATTTCGCCGGATACTTGCAGACTTTGGGATGTCGAAACATTTGAAAAACTCGACAAAGATGTCTTTCGTCACGGGACTGGTGATTTGTTGACTGTTTACCAAGAAATTTTAAATCGACTGGAGGAGCAGAAATGA
- the purB gene encoding adenylosuccinate lyase — MIGRYTREEMGAIWTEENKFKAWLEVEILACEAWSELGVIPKEDVQKLRANASFHIDRIYEIEQETRHDVVAFTRAVSETLGEEKKWVHYGLTSTDVVDTALSYLIKQANNIIRQDLHRFIKILKEKAMEHKHTVMMGRTHGVHAEPTTFGLKLALWYEEMKRNLERFEAAATSIEFGKLSGAVGTYANIDPYVEQYVCDKLGLTPAPVSTQTLQRDRHAAYIATLALIATSIEKFATEIRGLQKTETREVEERFAKGQKGSSAMPHKRNPIGSENMTGMARVLRGYVTTAYENVALWHERDISHSSAERIILPDATIALDYMLNRFSNIVKNLTVFPENMKRNIDKTHGVIFSQRVLLALIDKGMSREAAYDTVQPKAMQAWETGTHFKQLVEEDEVITAHLSNAEIEDCFDYTYHLKNVDQIFEKIGLI, encoded by the coding sequence ATGATTGGACGTTATACAAGAGAAGAAATGGGAGCTATTTGGACGGAAGAAAATAAATTTAAAGCATGGCTTGAAGTTGAAATTTTAGCTTGTGAAGCTTGGAGCGAATTGGGTGTCATTCCCAAAGAAGATGTACAAAAATTGCGTGCCAACGCCTCATTTCATATCGATCGTATTTATGAAATTGAGCAAGAAACGCGTCATGATGTCGTTGCTTTTACAAGGGCGGTTTCGGAAACGCTAGGTGAAGAAAAGAAATGGGTACATTATGGGTTAACTTCTACAGATGTTGTAGATACCGCACTTTCCTATTTAATCAAACAAGCAAACAACATTATTCGTCAAGATTTACATCGGTTTATTAAGATTTTGAAAGAAAAGGCAATGGAGCATAAACATACCGTAATGATGGGAAGAACGCATGGAGTCCATGCAGAGCCGACTACCTTTGGATTAAAGCTGGCACTTTGGTACGAGGAAATGAAACGGAATCTGGAACGATTTGAAGCAGCCGCAACATCCATTGAGTTTGGAAAGCTATCTGGTGCTGTTGGTACGTATGCAAATATTGATCCTTATGTGGAGCAATACGTGTGCGATAAATTAGGATTAACACCAGCACCTGTATCTACACAAACCCTTCAGCGTGATCGTCATGCAGCTTATATTGCTACATTAGCTTTAATCGCAACGTCGATTGAAAAATTTGCAACCGAAATTCGCGGACTGCAAAAAACGGAAACGCGAGAAGTAGAAGAGCGTTTCGCTAAAGGACAAAAAGGTTCTTCTGCTATGCCGCATAAACGGAATCCAATCGGTTCAGAAAATATGACTGGTATGGCAAGAGTGCTGCGTGGTTACGTAACAACAGCTTATGAAAATGTCGCACTATGGCATGAACGGGACATATCCCATTCCTCGGCGGAAAGAATAATTTTGCCAGATGCGACCATCGCACTTGATTATATGCTGAACCGCTTTAGTAACATTGTAAAGAATTTAACGGTCTTCCCAGAAAATATGAAGCGAAACATTGATAAAACACATGGAGTTATTTTCTCACAACGTGTGCTGCTCGCTTTAATCGACAAAGGGATGAGTCGTGAGGCAGCGTACGACACGGTACAGCCAAAAGCGATGCAAGCATGGGAAACAGGAACCCATTTTAAACAGCTTGTCGAAGAAGATGAAGTGATTACAGCCCATTTATCTAATGCAGAAATTGAGGATTGCTTTGATTATACGTACCACTTAAAAAATGTCGATCAGATTTTTGAAAAAATCGGATTAATATGA
- the purK gene encoding 5-(carboxyamino)imidazole ribonucleotide synthase — protein MQRNNGILPPKTIGIIGGGQLGRMMAIAAKYMGYRIAVLDPTADCPTAQVADHSIVAAYDDMEAVKKLAEVSDVITYEFENVNLPAAAFLEQQGKLPQGAYALEVTQNREKEKTVMQELGLPVAPFAIVRSAEECEQVFHNFPLPAVIKTCRGGYDGKGQLKIEDASQIAAACAFAEEHCHCIIEQWLSFDKEVSVIFTRSQIGEITFFPIAENEHRNHILYQTSVPAAIPKVVERRAMKAVEKLAHHMNIVGTFAVELFIQGEAIYMNEMAPRPHNSGHYTIEACTVSQFMQHIRAICQLPLLEVSLLQSAIMVNVLGAELEEVVQLLPKAYAGFVHLYGKKSAKPNRKMGHITFIGDTIENVQQQMKTFWEAK, from the coding sequence TTGCAAAGAAATAATGGTATCTTACCTCCTAAAACGATTGGAATTATTGGCGGCGGACAGCTTGGTCGGATGATGGCGATCGCAGCTAAATATATGGGTTACCGGATTGCAGTTCTTGACCCAACTGCCGATTGCCCGACAGCGCAAGTTGCGGACCATTCGATCGTTGCTGCATACGACGATATGGAAGCTGTAAAAAAATTAGCTGAAGTATCAGATGTGATTACGTACGAGTTTGAAAATGTAAATTTACCAGCAGCGGCTTTTTTAGAACAGCAAGGCAAGCTCCCACAAGGTGCTTACGCATTAGAAGTAACACAAAATCGCGAAAAAGAGAAAACAGTCATGCAAGAGCTCGGTTTACCCGTAGCGCCCTTTGCGATTGTTCGAAGTGCAGAAGAATGTGAACAGGTATTCCACAATTTCCCGCTTCCTGCTGTAATAAAGACGTGCAGGGGGGGATATGATGGCAAAGGTCAGCTAAAAATAGAGGATGCGTCGCAGATTGCCGCGGCTTGTGCGTTTGCAGAAGAACACTGCCATTGTATTATAGAGCAGTGGCTATCTTTTGATAAAGAGGTATCCGTCATTTTTACACGTTCTCAGATTGGTGAGATTACCTTTTTTCCCATTGCGGAAAATGAGCATCGGAATCATATTTTATATCAGACATCGGTACCTGCTGCGATTCCGAAAGTGGTAGAGAGGCGTGCGATGAAAGCAGTAGAAAAGCTGGCGCATCATATGAATATTGTCGGTACATTTGCTGTGGAGCTATTTATACAAGGAGAGGCAATTTATATGAATGAAATGGCACCACGCCCACATAATTCTGGACACTATACGATCGAAGCATGTACGGTTTCCCAATTTATGCAGCATATCCGAGCGATTTGTCAGTTACCGTTGCTTGAGGTTAGTCTTCTACAGTCAGCGATAATGGTCAATGTTTTAGGTGCAGAGTTGGAAGAAGTTGTTCAGCTTTTACCGAAAGCATATGCAGGCTTTGTTCATTTATATGGAAAAAAATCAGCGAAACCAAATAGAAAAATGGGGCATATTACCTTTATTGGCGATACAATAGAGAACGTGCAACAACAAATGAAGACATTTTGGGAGGCAAAATAA
- the purE gene encoding 5-(carboxyamino)imidazole ribonucleotide mutase, with protein sequence MIGVIMGSISDWDTMKHTCDVLEQLQLPYEKEIMSAHRTPDDMFTYAKSARERGIKVIIAGAGGAAHLPGMVASQTNLPVIGVPVESKTLQGLDSLLSIVQMPAGVPTATVAIGKAGAKNAAILAGQIVGTFDEKVARQLDDYRNKIKADVAEMRDALAKK encoded by the coding sequence ATGATTGGGGTAATCATGGGCAGTATTTCTGATTGGGATACGATGAAGCATACTTGCGATGTATTGGAGCAGTTGCAACTGCCATATGAAAAAGAAATTATGTCAGCACACCGTACGCCAGACGATATGTTTACATATGCGAAGTCTGCAAGAGAGCGTGGAATCAAAGTGATTATTGCTGGTGCTGGTGGGGCAGCTCATTTGCCAGGGATGGTAGCATCACAAACCAATCTTCCAGTAATCGGTGTACCCGTGGAGAGCAAGACGTTACAAGGACTGGATTCGCTATTATCGATCGTACAAATGCCTGCTGGTGTACCAACTGCTACCGTTGCCATTGGCAAAGCAGGTGCAAAGAACGCTGCGATTCTGGCAGGGCAAATTGTAGGTACATTTGATGAAAAAGTAGCAAGGCAGCTGGACGATTATCGAAATAAGATAAAGGCAGACGTTGCAGAAATGAGGGACGCACTTGCAAAGAAATAA
- a CDS encoding DUF2179 domain-containing protein, with the protein MLSNAIVMVTIILVINIVYVSLSTVRMILTLKGRRYIASFVSMFEIVIYVLGLGLVLDNLNEIQNLIAYAIGFGIGVICGSMIEEKLALGYITVNVISSNPDISFTKQLRDKGYGVTSWYAYGMEGDRLSMQILTPRKYELRLYETIKQIDPKAFIIAYEPKQIHGGFWVKQVRKGRLMNPKKKAEAELKQQQVKTSEQKGQK; encoded by the coding sequence GTGTTAAGTAATGCAATTGTGATGGTAACCATCATTTTAGTAATTAATATCGTCTACGTTTCACTATCAACTGTACGGATGATTTTAACACTAAAGGGACGGCGTTATATAGCTTCCTTCGTTAGTATGTTTGAAATTGTTATTTATGTACTGGGACTTGGGCTTGTATTAGATAATCTTAATGAAATTCAGAATTTAATCGCTTATGCCATTGGTTTTGGAATAGGTGTCATTTGTGGTTCGATGATTGAAGAGAAGTTGGCGCTGGGATATATTACGGTGAATGTAATCTCTTCTAATCCAGACATTTCCTTTACGAAACAGTTGCGTGATAAAGGATATGGAGTGACAAGCTGGTATGCATATGGCATGGAGGGCGATAGGCTTTCCATGCAAATTTTAACCCCACGTAAGTATGAGCTCAGACTTTATGAAACGATTAAACAAATCGATCCGAAAGCTTTTATTATTGCTTATGAACCGAAGCAAATCCATGGAGGGTTTTGGGTTAAACAAGTACGTAAAGGCCGCTTAATGAACCCGAAGAAAAAGGCGGAAGCAGAACTGAAGCAGCAACAGGTTAAAACGAGTGAACAAAAAGGACAGAAATAA